The genomic stretch CGTCGTCGACGTCACGCACGGCCTCAAGGAGAACGGGATGGTGCTCCTGAACAGCGAGAGCAAGCCCGAGGATATCGAGCTGGGTAACAGCTTCAGGATCGCGACCGTCGATGCGACGGAAGTGGCCGTCGCGCACGGCCTGGGGAGCAAGAGCGCCCCCATCGTCAACAGCTCCATACTCGGCGCGTTCTCCAAGGCCTCGGGCGAGGTCGACATCAAGTCGATAGAGGCGAGCATACTCAAGATGGCTCCCGCTAAGCACAAAGAGAATGCGGCCGCTGCCCTCGAGGCCTATGAAAAAGTCCAGTTCTAGGTGATACTCATGGCGAAAAGTGTCGAGGATTTACCATACATACCTCTGATGAGCGAATCTTCCGCGGTCAACAAGACCGGGGTATGGCGAGTGATCAAGCCGATCGTGAACCAGGAGGAGTGCAATCAGTGCTACATCTGCTGGAAGTTCTGTCCGGACGTCGCTATCCACATAGACGAGGAGGGCAGCATTCTCATCGATTACGACCACTGCAAGGGCTGCGGGATCTGCGAAGCGGTCTGTCCGAAGAAGTGCATTGAGATGGTCAAGGAGGAATAAGGATGCCGATGGATGTCATGACCGGGAACTCAGCGCAGGCCTACGGTGCCAAGCTCGCGAGGGCGGAGGTCGTCGCCGCCTATCCGATAACACCGCAGACGACCGTCGTGGAGAAGCTGGCGGACCTCGTCGCGAGCGGGGAGATGAAGGCCCAGTTCATCAAGGTGGAGAGCGAGCACAGCGCGATGGCCGCATGCATTGCCGCGTCCGCCACCGGCGCGAGAGCGTACACCGCGACCGCCGCGCACGGCCTGGCGCTCATGCACGAGATGCTCATCTGGGCGGCCGGTTCCAGATTGCCGATCGTCATGGGCAACATCAACAGGGCGATGGCCCCGCCATGGAGCGTGTGGGCGGACTACCAGGACAGCATCGCTGAGCGGGACACGGGCTGGATGCAGTTCTACTGCCAGAGCAGTCAGGAGGTGCTGGACACGGTCATCCAGGCGTACAAGGTGGCCGAGAACCACGATATTCTGATCCCGGCGATGGTCATGGAGGACGCGTTCTACCTCTCGCACACGTTCGAGCCCGTCGACGTTCCCCCTCAGAAGGACGTCGATGACTTCCTGCCTCC from Candidatus Thermoplasmatota archaeon encodes the following:
- a CDS encoding 2-oxoacid:acceptor oxidoreductase family protein → MIQIRFHGRGGQGSVVASNILAAAAFLEEKWVQSFPFFGVERRGAPVTAYTKIDDKPIWDRSEITDPDYVIVLDASLVAVVDVTHGLKENGMVLLNSESKPEDIELGNSFRIATVDATEVAVAHGLGSKSAPIVNSSILGAFSKASGEVDIKSIEASILKMAPAKHKENAAAALEAYEKVQF
- a CDS encoding 4Fe-4S binding protein, producing MAKSVEDLPYIPLMSESSAVNKTGVWRVIKPIVNQEECNQCYICWKFCPDVAIHIDEEGSILIDYDHCKGCGICEAVCPKKCIEMVKEE